The Rhodobacter sp. CZR27 genome includes a window with the following:
- a CDS encoding hydrogenase small subunit gives MPQIETFYDVMRRQGITRRSFMKYCSLTAAALGLGPSFVPKIAHAMETKPRTPVIWVHGLECTCCSESFIRAAHPLAKDVVLSMISLDYDDTLMAAAGHQAEAALMDTIEKYKGNYILAVEGNPPLNEDGMYCIIGGKPFVEQLKMAAEHAKAIISWGACASYGCVQAAAPNPTRAVPVHKVILDKPIIKVPGCPPIAEVMTGVITYMLTFDRLPELDRQGRPAMFYSQRIHDKCYRRPHFDAGQFVEAWDDDYAKKGYCLYKMGCKGPTTYNACSTVRWNEGVSFPIQSGHGCIGCSEDGFWDQGSFYDRLTTIKQFGVEANADTIGMTAVGALGAGVALHVAASALKRAQKKTQDKQTNEKTEA, from the coding sequence TTGCCCCAGATCGAAACCTTCTATGATGTCATGCGCCGGCAGGGGATCACCCGGCGCAGCTTCATGAAATACTGCTCGCTCACCGCGGCGGCGCTGGGGCTTGGCCCCTCGTTCGTGCCGAAGATCGCCCATGCGATGGAAACGAAGCCGCGGACGCCGGTGATCTGGGTCCACGGGCTCGAATGCACCTGCTGCTCGGAAAGCTTCATCCGCGCGGCGCACCCCTTGGCCAAGGACGTCGTGCTGTCGATGATCTCGCTCGACTACGACGACACGCTGATGGCGGCGGCGGGGCATCAGGCCGAAGCCGCGCTGATGGACACGATCGAGAAATACAAGGGCAACTACATCCTCGCGGTCGAGGGCAACCCGCCGCTGAACGAGGACGGGATGTATTGCATCATCGGCGGCAAGCCCTTCGTCGAGCAGCTGAAGATGGCGGCCGAGCACGCGAAGGCCATCATCTCGTGGGGCGCCTGCGCCTCCTACGGCTGCGTGCAGGCGGCGGCGCCGAACCCGACGCGGGCGGTGCCGGTGCACAAGGTCATCCTCGACAAGCCGATCATCAAGGTGCCGGGCTGCCCGCCCATCGCCGAGGTCATGACCGGCGTCATCACCTACATGCTGACCTTCGACCGGCTGCCGGAACTGGACCGCCAGGGCCGCCCGGCGATGTTCTACAGCCAGCGCATCCACGACAAGTGCTACCGCCGCCCGCATTTCGACGCCGGCCAGTTCGTCGAGGCGTGGGACGACGACTACGCGAAGAAGGGCTATTGCCTGTATAAAATGGGCTGCAAGGGCCCGACCACCTACAACGCCTGCTCGACCGTGCGCTGGAACGAGGGCGTGAGCTTCCCGATCCAGTCGGGCCACGGCTGCATCGGCTGTTCCGAGGATGGCTTCTGGGATCAGGGCTCGTTCTATGACCGGCTGACCACCATCAAGCAGTTCGGCGTCGAGGCGAACGCCGACACCATCGGCATGACCGCCGTGGGCGCGCTCGGCGCCGGCGTGGCCCTGCATGTGGCGGCAAGCGCGCTGAAACGCGCGCAGAAGAAGACGCAGGACAAGCAGACCAACGAAAAGACGGAGGCCTGA
- a CDS encoding flagellin gives MSSILTNNGAMVALQTLRSINSNMGKVQSEISTGKAVGSAKDNAAVWAISKVMESDVKGFEAISSSLSLGETTVSVATKAAETVTDLLTQIKGKITAAQESNVDREKIQTDVVQLRDQISAVVGAAQFNGLNLVDNYTTKSVLGSLDRSSTGVKATNIDVASNDLTLRTEVYGNTSARTGQATVTAIGALAAQTNAVAGTDVTITGTASADTTASMNFTIGNNSFSVSVLVNNGEAAAAVATKFQTAIAQNQDLVALGVKATANAAAVEIRLTGEARALGAAVSGSGAGPGITVPAATATIASSVATGTIGTGTIQDGDSFRMTYGGKNFEYVAHEGSTRDDVLAGLASKINDDTGFFARVSANGQNVEVTSTGTAAVAAGSGAQHSGGTAGGGLEDLMKLSVSDFSSLYGGTNGTTAFNNLTDAEKEVVIQDSLDKSLEDIESMIQYAVDSAAQFGSVQGRIKIQSDFVSGLTDSLKAGIGSLVDADMEATSAKLQALQVQQQLATQSLSIANQAPQNLLSLFR, from the coding sequence ATGTCCAGCATCCTGACCAACAACGGCGCCATGGTCGCGCTGCAGACCCTCAGGTCGATCAACTCCAACATGGGAAAGGTCCAGAGCGAGATCTCGACCGGCAAGGCCGTCGGGTCCGCAAAAGACAACGCTGCCGTCTGGGCCATCTCGAAAGTCATGGAGTCCGACGTCAAGGGCTTCGAAGCTATCTCGAGCAGCCTTTCCCTGGGTGAAACAACCGTCTCGGTTGCAACGAAAGCGGCCGAAACGGTCACGGACCTTCTCACGCAGATCAAGGGCAAGATTACGGCGGCCCAAGAGTCCAACGTCGACCGCGAGAAAATCCAGACGGATGTCGTGCAGCTGCGCGACCAGATCTCCGCCGTGGTCGGGGCTGCCCAGTTCAACGGCCTCAATCTCGTTGACAATTACACGACGAAGAGCGTGCTGGGCTCGCTCGACCGCTCGTCGACGGGCGTGAAGGCGACCAACATCGATGTGGCCAGCAACGATCTGACGTTGCGAACCGAGGTTTATGGAAACACCTCAGCCCGAACCGGCCAGGCAACCGTGACCGCAATCGGCGCATTGGCCGCTCAGACGAACGCGGTCGCTGGGACGGACGTGACCATTACCGGGACCGCATCCGCCGATACCACCGCGTCCATGAACTTCACGATTGGTAACAATAGCTTCAGCGTCAGCGTTCTGGTGAACAATGGGGAAGCGGCAGCAGCCGTCGCGACAAAGTTCCAGACTGCCATTGCTCAGAATCAGGACCTCGTCGCTCTTGGCGTCAAAGCCACGGCGAACGCTGCCGCCGTCGAGATTCGCTTGACTGGCGAGGCTCGAGCTTTGGGCGCAGCCGTCTCCGGCAGCGGTGCGGGTCCCGGTATCACGGTTCCTGCAGCCACGGCGACCATTGCGTCCAGCGTGGCCACTGGAACGATCGGTACCGGCACGATTCAGGATGGCGACAGCTTCCGGATGACCTATGGCGGGAAGAACTTCGAATACGTCGCGCACGAAGGTTCCACGCGCGACGATGTTCTCGCAGGTCTTGCTAGCAAGATCAACGACGATACCGGGTTCTTTGCCCGCGTCAGCGCCAATGGGCAAAACGTCGAAGTCACCTCGACCGGAACTGCGGCCGTTGCGGCGGGCAGTGGTGCGCAACATTCCGGCGGGACAGCCGGTGGCGGTCTGGAAGATCTGATGAAGCTGAGTGTTTCGGATTTCTCCAGCCTGTACGGGGGTACCAACGGAACCACCGCGTTCAACAACCTAACTGATGCCGAGAAAGAAGTCGTCATTCAGGACAGTCTGGACAAGTCCCTGGAAGACATCGAGTCGATGATCCAGTACGCTGTCGATAGCGCTGCGCAATTCGGCTCCGTTCAGGGCCGGATCAAGATCCAGTCGGATTTTGTCAGCGGGCTGACCGACTCTTTGAAAGCGGGCATCGGAAGTCTGGTCGACGCCGACATGGAAGCAACTTCGGCCAAGCTGCAGGCGCTGCAGGTCCAGCAGCAACTGGCCACCCAGTCGCTCTCGATCGCGAACCAGGCACCGCAGAACCTTCTGTCGCTGTTCCGCTAA
- a CDS encoding HupU protein, with the protein MNILWLQASGCGGCTMSLLCAEAPGLFDTLDGAGLRFLWHPALSVETGEEVREILRRIEGGDVPLDILCVEGAIARGPRGTGRYQMLAGLGLSMLEAVRRLAPLAGHVVAVGTCAAYGGMTSAGGNPSDAVGLQYEGAHPGGVLPPEFRDRTGLPVINVAGCPTHPGWVTETLMLLAAGALGAADLDRFGRPRFYADHLVHHGCPKNEYYEYKASARVPGEIGCMMEHMGCIGTQAVGDCNIRPWNGGGSCTAGGYACIACTAPEFEEPRHPYAETPKIGGIPVGLPADMPKAWFMALASLSKAATPERIRTNATADRIAVPPTLRAPKR; encoded by the coding sequence ATGAACATCCTCTGGCTTCAGGCCTCCGGATGCGGCGGCTGCACCATGTCGCTGCTCTGCGCCGAGGCGCCCGGCCTGTTCGACACGCTGGACGGCGCGGGGCTGCGGTTCCTCTGGCATCCCGCGCTGTCGGTGGAGACGGGCGAGGAGGTGCGCGAGATCCTGCGCCGGATCGAGGGCGGGGATGTGCCGCTCGACATCCTCTGCGTCGAAGGCGCGATCGCGCGCGGGCCGCGCGGGACCGGGCGCTACCAGATGCTGGCGGGCCTCGGCCTGTCGATGCTCGAGGCGGTGCGGCGACTCGCACCGCTGGCCGGGCATGTGGTGGCCGTCGGCACCTGCGCGGCCTATGGCGGGATGACCAGCGCGGGCGGCAACCCCTCGGATGCGGTCGGCCTGCAATACGAGGGCGCCCATCCCGGCGGCGTGCTGCCACCCGAGTTCCGCGACCGCACGGGCCTTCCGGTGATCAACGTGGCCGGCTGCCCGACACACCCCGGCTGGGTGACCGAGACGCTGATGCTGCTGGCTGCGGGCGCTCTGGGCGCCGCCGACCTCGACCGCTTCGGGCGGCCGCGCTTCTATGCCGATCACCTCGTCCATCACGGCTGTCCGAAGAACGAATACTACGAATACAAGGCCAGCGCCCGCGTCCCGGGCGAGATCGGCTGCATGATGGAGCACATGGGCTGCATCGGCACCCAGGCCGTGGGCGACTGCAACATCCGGCCGTGGAACGGCGGCGGCTCCTGCACCGCCGGGGGATACGCCTGCATCGCCTGCACCGCGCCCGAGTTCGAGGAGCCGCGCCACCCTTACGCCGAGACGCCGAAGATCGGCGGCATCCCGGTGGGCCTTCCGGCGGACATGCCGAAGGCCTGGTTCATGGCGCTGGCCAGCCTTTCCAAGGCCGCGACTCCCGAGCGCATCCGCACCAACGCCACCGCCGACCGGATCGCGGTGCCACCGACCCTGAGGGCGCCAAAGCGATGA
- the hypF gene encoding carbamoyltransferase HypF, whose translation MAKVPPRPQGDRHPDEPLCDGIEVRVRGQVQGVGFRPFVWQLARAGELKGEVLNDAQGVLIRAAGKGLDGFLRDLRAKAPPLARVDAVETRTARVPACAFRIAGSGGGAVATRVTPDAATCPDCLAEIRGEGRRRGYAFTNCTHCGPRFTILRGLPYDRAQTSMAVFGMCEDCRAEYGNPADRRFHAQPIACPACGPHLWLEAAGAEVPGDPVAGAVAILRQGGVLGVKGLGGFHLACDARDPAAVALLRSRKRRPGKPFAIMAAERMLDELAELSEAERALLRDPAAPVVLVRSRGTLLGGVAPGLTTLGLMLPATPLHHLLVDAFGGPLVMTSGNLSGEPQVIGNDEARAKLSGFVDAFLMHDREIVRRLDDSVERARPPMVLRRARGRAPGTLPLPEGFGNAPQVLALGGQMKGAICLLKDGQALLSHHLGDLDDALTFEEFERAIGDHASLFDHRAEVVAVDLHPGYRATQAGLAMGLPVEKVQHHHAHLASCLGDALWPLDAGPVAAVVLDGTGLGTDGTIWGGELLLGDYRGFERVAHLAPAPLPGGEAAAREPWRNALMRLDAAGLPDLADRLFPDLPRDVLRRAVAGGVNSPASSSAGRLFDAVAACLGLAATRQSYEGEAAMRLEALDGDGPPYPFDGLDPAPMFRALARDLQEGAPPGRISDRFHRGLARAFCAPARALVEGGHARAVALTGGCFQNARLVAACLAELPGVPVLCHRAVPANDGGLALGQALVAAARQIGAAEAP comes from the coding sequence ATGGCCAAGGTCCCCCCCCGCCCCCAGGGCGACCGCCACCCGGACGAGCCGCTCTGCGACGGGATCGAGGTCCGGGTGCGCGGGCAGGTGCAGGGCGTGGGCTTCCGTCCCTTCGTCTGGCAACTGGCGCGCGCGGGCGAGCTGAAGGGAGAAGTGCTGAACGACGCGCAGGGCGTTCTTATCCGGGCCGCGGGCAAGGGGCTCGACGGGTTCCTGCGCGACCTCCGCGCCAAGGCGCCGCCGCTCGCGCGGGTCGATGCGGTCGAGACCCGGACCGCGCGGGTTCCGGCCTGCGCCTTCCGCATTGCCGGCAGCGGCGGCGGGGCCGTGGCCACCCGGGTCACGCCGGACGCCGCCACCTGCCCCGACTGTCTGGCCGAGATCCGAGGCGAGGGCCGCCGGCGCGGCTATGCCTTCACCAACTGCACCCATTGCGGGCCGCGCTTCACCATCCTGCGCGGCCTGCCCTACGACCGCGCGCAGACCTCGATGGCGGTCTTCGGGATGTGCGAGGACTGCCGCGCGGAATACGGCAACCCCGCCGACCGCCGTTTCCATGCCCAGCCCATCGCCTGCCCGGCCTGCGGGCCGCACCTCTGGCTGGAAGCGGCGGGCGCCGAGGTTCCGGGCGATCCCGTGGCCGGGGCCGTGGCGATCCTGCGGCAGGGCGGCGTGCTGGGGGTGAAGGGGCTGGGCGGCTTCCATCTTGCCTGCGATGCCCGTGACCCCGCGGCGGTCGCGCTGCTGCGCAGCCGCAAGCGGCGGCCGGGGAAACCCTTCGCGATCATGGCGGCCGAGCGGATGCTGGACGAACTGGCCGAGCTTTCAGAGGCCGAGCGGGCACTGCTGCGCGATCCGGCGGCACCCGTGGTGCTGGTGCGCAGCCGCGGCACGCTGCTCGGCGGCGTGGCCCCCGGCCTGACGACGCTGGGGCTGATGCTGCCGGCGACACCGCTTCACCATCTGCTGGTCGATGCCTTCGGCGGGCCGCTGGTGATGACCTCCGGAAACCTCTCGGGCGAGCCGCAGGTGATCGGCAACGACGAGGCGCGGGCCAAGCTCTCGGGCTTCGTGGATGCATTCCTGATGCATGACCGCGAGATCGTGCGGCGGCTGGACGACAGCGTGGAGCGCGCCCGCCCGCCGATGGTGCTGCGGCGGGCGCGCGGCCGGGCGCCGGGGACACTGCCGCTGCCGGAGGGCTTCGGGAACGCGCCACAGGTTCTGGCGCTCGGCGGGCAGATGAAGGGCGCGATCTGCCTTCTGAAGGACGGGCAGGCACTGCTGTCGCACCATCTGGGCGATCTGGACGATGCGCTAACCTTTGAGGAGTTCGAGCGCGCCATTGGCGATCATGCGAGCCTGTTCGACCACCGGGCAGAGGTGGTGGCGGTGGACCTGCACCCCGGCTACCGCGCCACGCAGGCCGGCCTTGCGATGGGCCTTCCGGTGGAAAAGGTGCAGCACCACCACGCCCACCTCGCCTCCTGTCTGGGCGATGCGCTCTGGCCGCTGGACGCGGGTCCGGTGGCCGCGGTGGTGCTGGACGGGACCGGACTGGGGACGGACGGCACGATCTGGGGCGGTGAGCTGCTGCTGGGCGACTATCGCGGCTTCGAGCGCGTGGCGCATCTGGCCCCAGCCCCCCTGCCCGGCGGCGAGGCCGCGGCGCGGGAACCGTGGCGCAACGCGCTGATGCGGCTGGACGCGGCGGGACTTCCGGACCTTGCCGACCGGCTGTTCCCCGACCTCCCCCGCGACGTGCTGCGGCGGGCGGTGGCCGGGGGGGTGAACTCCCCGGCCTCCTCCTCGGCGGGCAGGCTCTTCGATGCGGTGGCCGCCTGCCTCGGCCTCGCGGCGACACGCCAGAGCTATGAGGGCGAGGCCGCCATGCGGCTCGAGGCGCTGGACGGGGACGGCCCGCCCTACCCCTTCGACGGGCTCGATCCCGCGCCGATGTTCCGCGCACTTGCGCGCGACCTGCAGGAGGGGGCTCCACCGGGCAGGATCTCGGACCGGTTCCACCGCGGACTGGCCCGCGCCTTCTGCGCCCCGGCCCGCGCGCTGGTCGAGGGCGGGCACGCGCGCGCCGTGGCGCTGACGGGCGGCTGCTTCCAGAACGCGCGCCTCGTTGCGGCCTGCCTTGCCGAGCTTCCGGGCGTGCCGGTGCTGTGCCATCGCGCCGTGCCCGCGAACGACGGGGGCCTCGCGCTCGGGCAGGCTCTCGTTGCTGCGGCGCGGCAAATCGGCGCGGCGGAAGCACCGTGA
- a CDS encoding nickel-dependent hydrogenase large subunit: MTKLVVGPFNRVEGDLEVHLEISEGRVSLARVNAPLYRGFERMLEGRDPRDALTITPRICGICSISQSMAAARALGAATGVEPTPDGARVAALIHAVENAADHLTHFNLFFMPDFARPAYAGRTWHARAVERFTAMEGSAQREAVAARAELMHILGLLAGKWPHTLAVQPGGVTRAPGANDKVRILASLRGFRRYLERVLFGAPVEAFAELASEVALMRWTGGDAEVFLGIAADLDLASLGRGEGRYLSFGAYPTDAGPAFAAGVWEDGLRPLDASLIREDLSHSWMLGPTAHPEEGQTVPDEEMREAAYSWCKAPRLGGLPMETGALARQVVDGHPLAQDLARQGGVLARVAGRLLELARTQILMERLAQGIDPAARFMAAPGATAESGVGAGLVEAARGALGHWLRIRRGVIASYQIVAPTTWNFSPRDAEGVPGPLEAALVGAPVRPGETTPVAVQHVVRSFDPCMVCTVH; encoded by the coding sequence ATGACGAAGCTGGTGGTCGGCCCGTTCAACCGGGTCGAAGGCGATCTGGAGGTTCATCTGGAAATCTCCGAGGGCAGGGTCAGCCTCGCCCGGGTGAACGCCCCGCTCTACCGCGGGTTCGAACGGATGCTGGAGGGGCGCGATCCGCGCGACGCGCTGACCATCACGCCGCGGATCTGCGGCATCTGCTCGATCAGCCAGTCGATGGCCGCCGCCCGTGCGCTGGGGGCCGCGACGGGGGTGGAACCCACGCCCGACGGCGCACGGGTCGCGGCGCTGATCCACGCGGTCGAGAACGCGGCGGACCACCTGACCCATTTCAACCTGTTCTTCATGCCCGATTTCGCGCGCCCGGCCTATGCCGGGCGAACCTGGCATGCCCGCGCGGTCGAACGCTTTACCGCGATGGAAGGCAGCGCCCAACGCGAGGCGGTGGCGGCGCGGGCCGAGCTGATGCACATCCTCGGGCTGCTCGCCGGGAAGTGGCCGCACACGCTGGCGGTGCAGCCGGGCGGCGTGACGCGGGCACCGGGCGCGAATGACAAGGTGCGCATCCTGGCGAGCCTGCGCGGCTTCCGCCGCTATCTGGAACGCGTGCTGTTCGGAGCGCCAGTGGAAGCCTTTGCCGAGCTTGCCTCGGAGGTCGCGCTGATGCGCTGGACGGGCGGCGACGCGGAGGTCTTCCTCGGGATAGCGGCGGATCTGGATCTTGCGAGCCTCGGGCGCGGAGAGGGGCGCTATCTCAGCTTCGGCGCCTATCCGACCGACGCCGGCCCTGCCTTCGCGGCGGGGGTGTGGGAGGACGGCCTCCGCCCGCTCGACGCCTCGTTGATCCGCGAGGATCTGAGCCATTCCTGGATGCTGGGACCCACTGCCCATCCCGAGGAGGGCCAGACCGTCCCGGACGAGGAGATGCGCGAGGCGGCCTACAGCTGGTGCAAGGCGCCCCGGCTGGGCGGCCTGCCGATGGAGACCGGCGCGTTGGCCCGGCAGGTGGTGGACGGCCATCCGCTGGCGCAGGACCTTGCGCGGCAGGGGGGCGTGCTGGCGCGCGTGGCCGGGCGGCTGCTCGAACTGGCCCGCACGCAGATCCTGATGGAGCGGCTGGCGCAGGGCATCGACCCCGCAGCGCGCTTCATGGCGGCGCCGGGGGCGACGGCGGAGTCGGGTGTGGGCGCGGGCCTCGTCGAGGCTGCGCGCGGTGCCCTCGGCCACTGGCTGCGCATCCGGCGCGGGGTGATCGCCTCCTATCAGATCGTGGCGCCGACCACCTGGAACTTCAGCCCGCGCGACGCGGAGGGCGTGCCGGGGCCGCTGGAGGCCGCCCTTGTCGGGGCGCCGGTCCGACCGGGCGAGACCACGCCCGTCGCGGTCCAGCATGTCGTGCGCAGCTTCGACCCCTGCATGGTCTGCACGGTCCATTGA
- a CDS encoding sensor histidine kinase — translation MAKTHAPREGEVPDSVWMDVLSAVDRTYADLVDYQERLEHQNAELEKLRSFHASVLASVSDILIVVSRSGLIEEVSASVPARARLPRAALCDRPAVELFAAANRPALAEAMRVAVERRAPVTIEAGLLTPEGPSAVELSLSPRFDERGRAAGLVLTGRSVAELRQAYAELAASHDELKAAQALLVRNEKLASLGRLLAGVAHELNNPISFVYANAHALERYAAKFEQYFQQVQAGATREALMRLREDLKLDREVRNLRDAVRGAREGAERVRDIVEDLRRLSSEGSGEMEVFDLVTVTRIAAAWVRRGSRRPVEVAVTGLASLAVRGRPGHIQQVVMNLVQNALDAVEEVADPKVVIDHATEGDLALAVLSVRDNGPGVPEALHQAIFDPFFTTKAVGRGTGLGLPISHKIAEEHGGRLVLCENGPGACFRLELPLDREGR, via the coding sequence ATGGCGAAGACTCACGCCCCGCGCGAGGGGGAGGTTCCCGACTCGGTCTGGATGGACGTGCTCTCGGCCGTCGACCGGACCTATGCCGACCTCGTGGACTATCAGGAGCGGCTGGAGCACCAGAATGCCGAACTCGAGAAGCTGCGCTCGTTCCATGCCTCGGTGCTGGCCTCGGTCTCGGACATCCTCATCGTCGTCTCGCGCTCGGGGCTGATCGAGGAGGTCTCGGCCTCGGTCCCGGCCCGTGCCCGGCTGCCGCGCGCCGCGTTGTGCGATCGCCCGGCCGTGGAGCTGTTCGCGGCGGCAAACCGCCCGGCCCTCGCCGAGGCGATGCGCGTGGCGGTCGAGCGTCGCGCGCCGGTGACCATCGAGGCGGGTCTGCTCACGCCCGAGGGGCCGAGTGCGGTCGAACTGTCGCTGTCGCCGAGATTCGACGAGCGGGGGCGTGCGGCGGGCCTGGTGCTCACCGGGCGGTCGGTGGCGGAACTGCGGCAGGCCTATGCCGAGCTTGCCGCCAGCCACGACGAGTTGAAGGCGGCGCAGGCGCTGCTGGTGCGCAACGAGAAGCTCGCCTCGCTGGGCCGGCTGCTCGCGGGGGTGGCGCACGAGCTGAACAACCCGATCAGCTTCGTCTATGCCAATGCCCATGCGCTGGAACGCTACGCGGCGAAGTTCGAGCAGTATTTCCAGCAGGTGCAGGCCGGCGCAACGCGTGAGGCGCTGATGCGGCTGCGCGAGGACCTGAAGCTCGATCGCGAGGTCCGCAACCTGCGCGACGCGGTACGCGGCGCGCGCGAGGGTGCCGAGCGGGTGCGCGACATCGTCGAGGACCTGCGCCGGCTGTCCTCCGAGGGGTCGGGCGAGATGGAGGTCTTCGATCTGGTGACGGTGACGCGGATCGCCGCCGCCTGGGTGCGGCGCGGCTCCCGGCGGCCGGTCGAGGTGGCGGTGACGGGTCTCGCCTCGCTCGCCGTCAGGGGACGGCCGGGGCACATCCAGCAGGTCGTGATGAACCTTGTCCAGAACGCGCTGGATGCGGTCGAGGAGGTCGCCGATCCGAAGGTGGTGATCGACCACGCGACCGAGGGGGATCTCGCGCTCGCGGTGCTGTCGGTGCGCGACAATGGCCCCGGCGTGCCCGAGGCGCTACACCAGGCGATCTTCGATCCGTTCTTCACCACGAAGGCGGTGGGACGCGGCACGGGCCTCGGCCTGCCGATCTCGCACAAGATCGCCGAAGAGCATGGCGGGCGGCTCGTGCTGTGCGAGAATGGCCCGGGCGCATGCTTCCGGCTGGAACTGCCGCTGGACCGGGAGGGACGATGA
- the flaF gene encoding flagellar biosynthesis regulator FlaF produces the protein MEGQNVNASTMARNAYGAGQGSARTPRSTEYALLAKVTARLKEADKRDPLAFPALAQAIEQNRKLWLRFAMDVAHPDNGLPRDLRARIFYLYEIVQQHSGKVLARTADTELLIDINTAVMRGLAGQRGGS, from the coding sequence ATGGAAGGACAGAACGTGAATGCTTCCACGATGGCCCGGAACGCCTACGGCGCGGGTCAGGGTTCGGCGCGCACGCCGCGATCCACCGAATACGCGCTGCTGGCGAAGGTCACCGCCCGGCTGAAGGAGGCGGACAAGCGCGATCCGCTCGCCTTCCCCGCCCTCGCGCAGGCGATCGAGCAGAACCGCAAGCTCTGGCTCCGGTTCGCGATGGACGTGGCCCATCCCGACAACGGCCTGCCGCGCGACCTCCGCGCGCGGATCTTCTATCTCTACGAGATCGTCCAGCAGCACTCGGGCAAGGTGCTTGCACGCACGGCCGACACCGAGCTGCTGATCGACATCAACACCGCGGTGATGCGCGGCCTAGCCGGGCAGAGGGGCGGATCATGA
- a CDS encoding nickel-dependent hydrogenase large subunit, whose amino-acid sequence MVATPNGFNLDNTGRRIVVDPVTRIEGHMRCEVNVDDQGIIRNAVSTGTMWRGLEVILKGRDPRDAWAFTERICGVCTGTHALTSVRAVEDALGIRIPDNANSIRNIMQLNLQIHDHIVHFYHLHALDWVNPVNALRADPKATSELQQAVSPSHPMSSPGYFRDVQNRLKKFVESGQLGLFKNGYWDNPAYLLPPEADLMATTHYLEALDLQKEIVKVHTIFGGKNPHPNWLVGGVPCPINLDGVGSVGAINMERLNLVSSIIDKCIEFTNNVYLPDVVAIGGFYKTWLYGGGLSSKSVLAYGDIPEHPNDFSAEQLHLPRGAIINGNLSEVHDVDVRDPEQVQEFVDHSWYSYGEPGKGLHPWDGETAPKFELGANAKGTKTNILELDEAAKYSWIKAPRWKGHAMEVGPLARYIIGYAKGHEDIKNQVEGLLRTMDLPVNALFSTLGRTAARALEAEYCTRLQKHFFDKLITNIKNGDSSTANVEKWEPKTWPSECKGVGMTEAPRGALGHWVKIKDGRIENYQCVVPTTWNGSPRDAAGNIGAFEASLLDTKMERPEEPVEILRTLHSFDPCLACSTHVMSPDGQELTTVKVR is encoded by the coding sequence ATGGTCGCGACACCCAACGGTTTCAACCTGGACAATACCGGCCGCCGCATCGTGGTGGACCCGGTGACCCGGATCGAAGGCCACATGCGCTGCGAAGTGAACGTGGACGATCAGGGCATCATCCGCAACGCCGTCTCGACCGGGACGATGTGGCGGGGCCTCGAAGTGATCCTGAAGGGCCGCGACCCGCGCGACGCCTGGGCCTTCACCGAGCGGATCTGCGGCGTCTGCACCGGCACCCACGCGCTGACCTCCGTCCGCGCGGTCGAGGATGCGCTGGGGATCAGGATCCCGGACAACGCGAACTCGATCCGCAACATCATGCAGCTGAACCTGCAGATCCACGACCACATCGTGCACTTCTACCACCTGCACGCGCTGGACTGGGTCAACCCGGTGAACGCGCTGCGGGCGGACCCCAAGGCCACCTCGGAGCTGCAGCAGGCGGTCTCGCCCAGCCATCCGATGTCCTCGCCGGGCTATTTCCGCGACGTGCAGAACAGGCTGAAGAAGTTCGTGGAATCGGGTCAGCTGGGGCTGTTCAAGAACGGCTACTGGGACAACCCGGCCTATCTGCTGCCGCCCGAGGCCGACCTGATGGCCACGACCCACTATCTCGAGGCGCTGGATCTTCAGAAGGAGATCGTGAAGGTCCACACCATCTTCGGCGGCAAGAACCCGCATCCGAACTGGCTGGTGGGCGGCGTGCCCTGCCCGATCAACCTGGACGGCGTGGGCTCGGTCGGCGCGATCAACATGGAGCGGCTGAACCTCGTCTCCTCGATCATCGACAAGTGCATTGAGTTCACCAACAACGTCTACCTGCCCGACGTCGTCGCCATCGGCGGCTTCTACAAGACCTGGCTCTATGGCGGCGGGCTCTCGTCGAAGTCGGTGCTGGCCTACGGCGACATCCCCGAACATCCGAACGACTTCTCGGCCGAGCAACTGCACCTGCCGCGCGGCGCGATCATCAACGGCAACCTCAGCGAGGTGCATGACGTCGACGTCCGCGACCCCGAGCAGGTGCAGGAGTTCGTGGATCACTCGTGGTATTCCTACGGCGAGCCCGGCAAGGGGCTGCACCCGTGGGACGGCGAGACCGCGCCGAAGTTCGAGCTGGGCGCCAACGCCAAGGGCACCAAGACCAACATCCTCGAACTCGACGAGGCGGCGAAGTATTCCTGGATCAAGGCGCCGCGCTGGAAGGGCCACGCGATGGAGGTGGGCCCGCTCGCCCGCTACATCATCGGCTACGCCAAGGGGCACGAGGACATAAAGAACCAGGTCGAGGGGCTTCTACGCACCATGGACCTGCCGGTCAACGCGCTGTTCTCGACGCTGGGCCGCACTGCCGCCCGCGCGCTCGAAGCCGAATACTGCACGCGCCTGCAGAAGCACTTCTTCGACAAGCTGATCACCAACATCAAGAACGGGGACAGCTCGACCGCGAACGTCGAGAAGTGGGAGCCGAAGACCTGGCCCTCCGAGTGCAAGGGCGTCGGCATGACCGAGGCGCCGCGCGGTGCGCTCGGCCACTGGGTGAAGATCAAGGACGGCCGGATCGAGAACTACCAGTGCGTGGTGCCGACGACCTGGAACGGCTCGCCCCGCGATGCCGCCGGCAACATCGGCGCCTTCGAGGCCTCGCTGCTCGACACCAAGATGGAGCGGCCGGAGGAGCCGGTGGAGATCCTCAGGACGCTGCACTCGTTCGATCCGTGCCTGGCCTGCTCCACCCATGTCATGTCGCCCGACGGTCAGGAACTGACCACGGTCAAGGTCCGCTGA